DNA from Gloeocapsa sp. PCC 73106:
GTTTGATGCAGTCTTGAGGGTATCTTTTACCCCTGACCTGGTGTTATTAGCACAATGGTCCCACCGCGACTCCATCCCGAACTCGAGGGTGAAACTTTGTAGCGGCGAAGATACTAGTCGGGCAGCTGACTGGGACAATAGCTCAAGGCCAGGTCTATCTTTTACACAAAAAATCCTCCAATTTCGGTTGGGGGCTTTTTTGTTGCTATGATATAGCAGTGTTTTTCAGGCGAGTGATGATTTTAATTCAAAAAGTCAGAGTTTTAAATCCTGTTTCTGATCAAGAGCAAGTAACAGACCTGCTCTTGGTTGATGGTGTTATTCAGGGGATAGCTCCGACAATAGCTAATCTTCCGGAAAACATCAAAGTTATTAATGGTGAAGGTTTAATCGCAGGACCTGGACTAGTAGATCTCTATAGTCACAGTGGTGAGCCGGGAAATGAAGCTAGAGAAACACTTTTAAGTCTGGGGGGTGCTGCTATGGCAGGCGGCTTTACCCGCTTATCCATTTTGCCAGATGTAATTCCCATCTTAGATAATTTGGCACTCTTAGAATCGTTACAACAAAATACTAAAAATTTAGGATCTTCTGCTTTTCCTTATTTTCAATTCTGGGGTGCTTTGACTGTTGCCAATCAAGGACAACAAATGACCGAAATGACCGAACTTTTACCTAAAGTAGTAGGATTTAGTGACGGGTATCCTATAGATAATTTTTCTTTGTTGAGAAGAATATTGGAATATCTTCAACCTTTTGATAAGCCTATTGCTCTTGTCCCCGACAATAGACAGCTTCGCGGTAACGGTGTCATGCGAGAAGGAATCTCTTCTATTCGTTTTGGGTTACCCGGAAATCCTGTTTTAGCTGAAGCGATCGCTATAGCTTCCATACTCGAGTTAGTCGCAGCTATTAAAACCCCCGTACATTTAATGCGTATTTCTACTGCTCGTGGAGTCGAATTAATCGCCCAAGCTAAAGATCAAGGTTTACCTGTCACAGCTAGTACTACGTGGATGCATCTACTCTACGATACCCAAGCACTGAGTAGTTATGACGTCAATTTGCGCCTAGAACCACCCTTGGGGAATCCTTCTGATGTAGATGCTCTAATTAAAGGGGTTAAAACAGGAGTAATTGACGCGATCGCTGTAGATCACACTCCCTATACCTATGAAGAGAAAACTCTTGCTTTTGCCGAAGCGCCACCTGGGGTAATTGGTTTAGAATTAATTCT
Protein-coding regions in this window:
- a CDS encoding dihydroorotase yields the protein MILIQKVRVLNPVSDQEQVTDLLLVDGVIQGIAPTIANLPENIKVINGEGLIAGPGLVDLYSHSGEPGNEARETLLSLGGAAMAGGFTRLSILPDVIPILDNLALLESLQQNTKNLGSSAFPYFQFWGALTVANQGQQMTEMTELLPKVVGFSDGYPIDNFSLLRRILEYLQPFDKPIALVPDNRQLRGNGVMREGISSIRFGLPGNPVLAEAIAIASILELVAAIKTPVHLMRISTARGVELIAQAKDQGLPVTASTTWMHLLYDTQALSSYDVNLRLEPPLGNPSDVDALIKGVKTGVIDAIAVDHTPYTYEEKTLAFAEAPPGVIGLELILPVLWNRFVVNGNWSGLELWRALSTNPLLCLKQEPISCLSGQSSEIILFDPQQQWTVIRANLKSLSSNTPWWGKQITGRVLNPHTFNP